A single genomic interval of Thermoplasmata archaeon harbors:
- a CDS encoding Ni/Fe hydrogenase subunit alpha, translated as MSAGYNYISQIEGHARITFEIEKGRARVQMEVHEGCRLFEEFLRGRRADEVAQMSSRICGVCPVVHNYAAIMAIEKAMGIQPSAQTEKLRRLGIVGQMLQSHALHLYFLALPEYLGAGTLVELYGKAPEAVKRALRVRAVGNDIVQVVSGRAVHPVNSVPGGFMRLPSRTKMAMVKKELKGVLEDCVETYRFAASLAYPELHRKTEYSALDDGQNYPAYGGRIVSDAGVNAPLTDYKKYLNEAVRTYSTAKFSHRNGHGFFVGAISRVNLFHHRLLDRARELAGDVVKFPSVNPFHNLVAQGIELVHYTEEGIELAGELAQELKDETVPRVVRPGWGVGATEAPRGTLFHAYRVDEKGIVTEADIVTPTAQNLTNIEEDLTALLNANITKPRAELVKLTESLLRAYDPCFSCSTH; from the coding sequence ATGAGCGCCGGCTACAACTACATCTCCCAGATCGAGGGGCATGCCCGGATCACTTTCGAGATAGAGAAGGGCCGCGCCCGGGTCCAGATGGAGGTCCACGAAGGCTGCCGCCTCTTCGAGGAGTTCCTACGCGGACGGAGGGCCGACGAGGTCGCCCAGATGTCCTCCAGAATTTGCGGGGTGTGCCCGGTGGTCCACAACTACGCCGCCATAATGGCCATCGAGAAAGCCATGGGGATACAGCCATCTGCACAGACAGAGAAACTGCGCCGGCTAGGCATCGTGGGGCAGATGCTGCAGAGCCACGCCCTGCACCTGTACTTTCTGGCCCTCCCCGAATACCTCGGGGCCGGAACGCTCGTCGAGCTCTACGGGAAGGCGCCGGAGGCCGTCAAGCGCGCCCTCAGGGTCAGGGCGGTGGGAAACGACATCGTTCAGGTGGTCTCAGGCCGAGCCGTCCACCCCGTCAACTCCGTACCCGGCGGCTTTATGCGACTCCCATCCCGGACAAAGATGGCCATGGTGAAAAAGGAGCTCAAGGGGGTCCTAGAAGACTGTGTGGAGACCTACAGGTTCGCCGCCTCCCTCGCCTATCCAGAACTGCACCGCAAAACTGAGTACTCGGCGCTCGACGACGGCCAGAACTACCCGGCCTACGGCGGCAGGATAGTGTCGGACGCCGGTGTTAACGCGCCGCTAACCGATTATAAGAAGTACCTCAACGAGGCGGTCAGGACCTACTCCACCGCCAAGTTCAGCCACCGCAACGGCCACGGCTTCTTCGTCGGGGCCATATCCAGGGTGAATCTTTTCCACCACAGGCTGCTCGATAGGGCCAGGGAGCTGGCCGGCGACGTTGTTAAGTTCCCGAGCGTCAACCCGTTTCACAATCTCGTCGCGCAGGGTATCGAGCTTGTGCACTACACCGAGGAAGGCATCGAGCTGGCTGGAGAGCTCGCCCAGGAGCTCAAGGACGAGACCGTCCCGAGGGTCGTCAGGCCCGGCTGGGGCGTGGGGGCAACGGAGGCACCGAGGGGAACTCTATTCCATGCCTATCGCGTGGACGAGAAGGGCATCGTCACCGAGGCGGACATAGTCACACCGACGGCCCAGAACCTTACCAACATCGAAGAGGACCTGACGGCGCTGCTCAACGCCAATATAACAAAACCACGAGCGGAGCTGGTGAAGCTGACCGAGAGCCTTCTGAGGGCCTATGACCCCTGCTTTTCCTGCTCGACGCACTGA